In Rhizobium sp. 9140, the genomic stretch CACGTCATCGACGCCTGTCAAGGAAATCTCCTGCGGGCAGCTGAAGCCGAGATCGTTGATCGCCTGAAGGGCGCCCAGCGCCATGAGGTTGCTGGCGGTGACCAGCGCCGTCGGGCGCTGCGGCAGGGACAGCAGGCCTACGACCTGATCGTAGGCCTTCTCGCCGCTGAAATCCGCGACGATCTCCATGGCGGGATCGACCGGCAGGTTCGAGGCGGCCATGGCATCGCGAAAGCCTCTGCGCCGCAGTGCCGCCGTCCACTGGCCGGGATCGCCGCCGATGAAGGCAATGCGACGATGGCCCATGCGAATGAGATATTCCGTCAGCATGGTCGTTGCCAGCGCGTTGTCCGAGCTGACGAAATCGAGGTTCGCGCCGTCTACATTCTGGTCTATCAGGACGAACGGCATATCGAGCCTCGACAGAAACGCCGCGAAATTCGGGTCGTTGGTCATCGGCGCCATCAGAATGCCGCCGACCCGGTGGCGCCGCAACTGCTCGATGGTCTCGCGTTCCCGCTGGGCGTGGGACGCGGTTTCCACCACGATCACCATGTGGTCCGTATCCGACAGAATGCTGTCGACCACGCACAGCAGGCGGCTGAAAAACGGTTTGCCGATGTCGCCGAGCACAAGACCGATCAGCTTGCTGTGTCCCCGTTTCAAGCTCTGGGCCAGAACGTTGGGCTTGTAGCCGACCGCCTCGCTTGCTTCCAGCACACGCTTCAGCGTTTCTGCGCTGATCGGGCCGGTGCCGTTTATGGCAAGCGACACCGTCGAGATGGCCACGCCCGCCTTCTTAGCCACGTCCCTTATGGTCGCCATGCGTTACCTCGTTAGCCGAGCCGTTCGTGTGTTCCTGCGGTCCGCCCAAAATGCCGGTTGTCGGACCTCACGTCTGCGGAATCAGGCTCAGGCAGTTTTGTCTGTTCGATCTGTTTTGACCGATGTTCGATGCTTGCTCCTGCGCGGGCAGATCGATGGGCTGCATTCGGTTGGCATTAAGGCGCCGGTCTATCTA encodes the following:
- a CDS encoding LacI family DNA-binding transcriptional regulator, with product MATIRDVAKKAGVAISTVSLAINGTGPISAETLKRVLEASEAVGYKPNVLAQSLKRGHSKLIGLVLGDIGKPFFSRLLCVVDSILSDTDHMVIVVETASHAQRERETIEQLRRHRVGGILMAPMTNDPNFAAFLSRLDMPFVLIDQNVDGANLDFVSSDNALATTMLTEYLIRMGHRRIAFIGGDPGQWTAALRRRGFRDAMAASNLPVDPAMEIVADFSGEKAYDQVVGLLSLPQRPTALVTASNLMALGALQAINDLGFSCPQEISLTGVDDVPWSNVLKPRLTIAAQPVEELARVAANFLIERMMQRGGVTLLPRTHITIPKLVIGTSCAPPST